The Anabaena sp. WA102 genome contains a region encoding:
- the gyrB gene encoding DNA topoisomerase (ATP-hydrolyzing) subunit B: MTSSYSADQIQVLEGLEAVRKRPGMYIGTTGPRGLHHLVYEVVDNSVDEALAGHCTHVEVDINADGSVTVTDDGRGIPVDIHPKTGKSALETVLTVLHAGGKFGGGGYKVSGGLHGVGISVVNALSEFVEVTVWRDRKVHTQRYERSFPVTELVATPYKEDRTGTSITFKPDTQIFTTSIEFDYITLSGRLRELAYLNAGVRITFTDHRLEIIKSDTPRIETYEYKGGIKEYIAYMNREKQPLHEEIIYVQGERNNVQVEVSLQWCTDAYTDNVLGFANNIRTIDGGTHLEGLKAVLTRTLNATARKRNKIKENESNLSGEHVREGLTAVISVKVPDPEFEGQTKTKLGNTEVRGIVDSFVGEVLTEYLDFHPAIADAILDKAIQAFKAAEAARHARELVRRKSVLESSPLPGKLADCSSRDPAESEIYIVEGDSAGGCFHGDTLVALVDGRSLSFKEIVAEQAIGKEHFCYTIRNDGTIGVERIINPRMTKANAEVIKVTLDNGETIVCTPDHRFMLRDGSYKQAALLTPDDSLMPLYRQISDISNPGITIDGYEMVWNPRSDSWLFTHTLADWYNRYLGVYQLTDGEHCHHLDFNKRNNNPTNLQRLSVESHLALHRAHIEKTLHRQDVIEKSRKTRQGKEFRAKMSQRMQQPETQQILSAQAKEQWQDEAYQSYMLGKWREFYDNNQTYRQENHKRLNQAQQDYWSDEANRLAQSQRVSAYFANNPQARETQSLLAKEQWENEALLAWRREKTQQQWTPEFRAQRHATLQQTYYRKTITVLKQIEVEQGKLDLEAYNTYRQQTKDKSLLRFDNFCQRYFDGNPALAYEAVANYNHRIVSIERLAEQVDVYDIEVPQTHNFALASGVFVHNSAKQGRDRRTQAILPLRGKILNIEKTDDAKIYKNNEIQALITALGLGVKGEEFNASQLRYHHVVLMTDADVDGAHIRTLLLTFFYRYQRALIEQGFIYIACPPLYKVERGKNYQYCYSERELQQHLGTLPSNANYTIQRFKGLGEMMPEQLWTTTMNPETRTLKRVEIEDAAEADRIFTILMGDRVAPRREFIETYGSKLNMTDLDI, translated from the coding sequence ATGACGAGCAGTTACAGTGCCGATCAGATTCAAGTTCTGGAAGGTCTGGAAGCCGTCCGCAAACGACCAGGGATGTACATTGGTACTACAGGTCCGCGAGGACTCCACCATTTAGTTTACGAGGTAGTGGACAACTCTGTTGATGAAGCTTTGGCGGGTCACTGTACCCATGTTGAAGTGGATATTAATGCTGATGGTTCTGTGACAGTAACAGATGATGGTCGGGGTATTCCCGTAGATATTCACCCAAAAACCGGAAAATCAGCTTTAGAAACTGTGTTAACTGTTCTCCACGCTGGTGGTAAGTTTGGTGGTGGTGGCTACAAAGTTTCCGGTGGTTTACACGGGGTGGGGATTTCGGTTGTTAACGCCCTGTCCGAGTTTGTAGAAGTTACGGTTTGGCGCGATCGCAAGGTACATACCCAACGATATGAACGGAGTTTCCCTGTTACGGAATTGGTAGCAACGCCTTACAAAGAAGATAGAACTGGTACTTCTATTACCTTCAAGCCAGATACACAAATTTTTACCACCAGCATAGAATTCGATTACATTACTTTATCAGGAAGATTGCGCGAGTTAGCGTACTTAAATGCAGGTGTCAGAATTACTTTTACCGATCATCGTTTAGAAATCATTAAAAGCGATACACCGAGAATAGAAACTTATGAGTACAAGGGTGGTATTAAAGAATATATCGCCTACATGAACCGTGAGAAGCAACCTCTCCATGAAGAAATTATCTATGTCCAAGGGGAACGTAATAACGTCCAGGTAGAAGTTTCTTTGCAGTGGTGTACTGATGCTTATACAGATAATGTCCTCGGCTTTGCTAATAATATTCGGACTATTGATGGTGGTACACACCTAGAAGGTTTAAAAGCCGTTTTAACTCGGACATTAAATGCAACCGCTCGCAAACGGAATAAAATTAAAGAGAATGAATCTAACCTCAGTGGTGAACACGTCCGTGAAGGTCTAACTGCTGTAATTTCTGTTAAAGTCCCTGATCCTGAATTTGAGGGACAAACTAAAACTAAATTGGGAAATACAGAAGTTCGCGGTATCGTTGATTCTTTTGTGGGGGAAGTTCTCACTGAATATCTAGACTTTCATCCGGCGATCGCTGATGCTATTTTAGATAAAGCTATCCAAGCGTTTAAAGCTGCTGAAGCTGCCCGTCATGCGCGGGAATTAGTCCGTCGGAAATCAGTATTAGAATCCTCTCCTCTACCTGGTAAGTTAGCAGATTGTAGTTCTCGTGATCCGGCTGAGTCTGAAATATACATCGTGGAAGGCGATTCAGCGGGAGGCTGTTTTCATGGTGATACATTAGTAGCATTAGTTGATGGGCGATCGCTCAGTTTTAAAGAAATCGTCGCCGAACAAGCAATCGGCAAAGAGCATTTTTGCTACACCATTCGTAATGATGGCACTATTGGGGTAGAACGGATTATTAACCCCCGCATGACTAAAGCCAATGCTGAAGTCATTAAGGTGACATTGGATAATGGCGAAACAATTGTTTGCACACCAGATCATCGCTTCATGTTACGCGATGGCAGTTACAAGCAAGCCGCATTATTAACCCCTGATGATTCCCTCATGCCTCTATATCGGCAAATATCTGATATCAGCAATCCAGGGATTACCATTGATGGTTATGAAATGGTTTGGAATCCCCGTTCTGATTCTTGGTTGTTTACCCATACCTTAGCGGATTGGTATAACCGTTATTTAGGTGTTTATCAGCTAACAGATGGAGAACACTGCCATCATCTTGATTTCAACAAGCGTAATAATAACCCTACGAATTTACAGCGGTTATCGGTTGAGTCACACTTAGCTTTGCATCGCGCTCATATTGAAAAAACATTACATCGTCAAGATGTAATTGAAAAGAGCCGGAAAACTCGTCAAGGTAAAGAATTTCGTGCCAAGATGAGTCAAAGAATGCAGCAGCCGGAAACGCAGCAAATTTTGTCAGCACAAGCTAAGGAACAATGGCAAGATGAAGCCTATCAAAGTTATATGCTGGGCAAATGGAGAGAGTTTTATGACAATAACCAAACTTATCGTCAGGAAAACCATAAACGCCTCAATCAAGCACAGCAAGACTATTGGAGTGATGAAGCTAATCGGTTAGCCCAATCCCAAAGAGTTAGCGCCTATTTTGCTAATAATCCCCAAGCCCGTGAAACTCAATCACTTTTGGCTAAGGAACAATGGGAAAATGAAGCTTTATTGGCATGGCGGCGAGAAAAAACACAGCAGCAATGGACACCTGAATTTCGCGCCCAACGTCATGCTACTTTGCAGCAAACCTACTATCGCAAAACTATTACTGTCCTCAAGCAGATTGAAGTTGAGCAAGGTAAGCTTGATTTAGAAGCTTATAATACGTACCGTCAACAAACAAAAGACAAGTCTTTATTACGGTTTGATAATTTTTGTCAACGCTACTTCGATGGTAATCCAGCGTTAGCCTATGAAGCTGTTGCTAATTACAATCACCGCATTGTCAGTATTGAACGTTTAGCAGAACAGGTAGATGTTTACGATATCGAAGTTCCGCAAACACATAACTTCGCTTTAGCCAGTGGTGTATTTGTTCACAATAGTGCCAAGCAGGGACGCGATCGCCGAACCCAAGCAATTCTGCCTCTGCGTGGTAAAATCCTCAACATTGAAAAAACCGACGATGCCAAAATCTATAAAAATAACGAAATTCAAGCCTTAATTACCGCACTGGGTTTAGGTGTCAAAGGTGAAGAATTCAACGCCTCGCAGTTACGATATCATCACGTAGTATTAATGACTGATGCTGACGTAGATGGGGCGCACATCCGCACGCTGTTGTTAACTTTCTTCTATCGTTATCAACGGGCATTGATTGAACAAGGTTTCATCTATATCGCTTGTCCTCCCTTGTACAAAGTCGAACGGGGTAAAAATTACCAGTATTGTTATAGCGAACGGGAATTGCAACAGCATTTAGGTACTCTTCCCAGTAATGCTAACTATACCATTCAACGTTTTAAAGGTCTGGGAGAAATGATGCCAGAACAACTCTGGACAACCACCATGAATCCAGAAACCCGTACCCTCAAACGAGTGGAAATTGAAGACGCAGCCGAAGCTGATCGGATTTTTACCATTCTTATGGGCGATCGCGTTGCACCCCGCCGGGAATTCATTGAAACCTATGGTTCTAAACTGAATATGACAGATTTAGATATCTAA